The proteins below are encoded in one region of Enhydrobacter sp.:
- the glk gene encoding glucokinase translates to MMTPSPSAILADIGATNARFALLDGTDVGPVVTYPVADYASPVEAVRAFLAGPARGHAPALALLAAAGPVVDGRITMTNAAWTLDAGRIRQGLNLQNAKVLNDFEALGWALPALRADDLFSLGGGTPGRHGTMAVMGPGTGFGLAAMAFAEGGDEAVLVTEGGHATLSSESRREDAIILALREQLHHVSIERVLSGPGLVQLYHAIARVDRLTVPERISSEIVAAALGGDCEVSRETLELFCAFLGSVAGNVALTLGARGGVLVGGGIAPRFAEFLRRSAFRERFESKGRMSSYLAQIPTAIIVRPDPAFVGLAYLARRSAGRS, encoded by the coding sequence ATGATGACACCTTCGCCATCCGCAATCCTCGCCGACATCGGCGCGACCAATGCGCGGTTCGCGCTGCTGGACGGAACCGACGTCGGTCCTGTCGTCACGTATCCCGTCGCCGACTATGCCTCGCCGGTCGAGGCAGTGCGTGCGTTCCTCGCCGGTCCCGCTCGCGGTCACGCACCCGCGCTGGCCCTGCTCGCGGCGGCCGGGCCTGTCGTGGACGGCCGCATCACGATGACCAATGCGGCCTGGACGCTCGATGCGGGGCGCATCCGCCAGGGATTGAACCTGCAGAACGCCAAGGTCCTGAACGACTTCGAGGCGCTGGGATGGGCCCTGCCGGCGTTGCGCGCGGACGATCTTTTCAGCCTCGGCGGCGGTACGCCGGGCCGTCACGGCACCATGGCAGTGATGGGACCGGGCACCGGCTTCGGGCTGGCCGCCATGGCCTTCGCCGAAGGCGGCGACGAGGCCGTGCTGGTCACCGAGGGCGGCCACGCGACGCTGTCGAGCGAGAGCCGGCGCGAGGATGCGATCATCCTCGCCTTGCGCGAGCAGCTTCACCACGTCTCGATCGAGCGCGTGCTGTCGGGCCCCGGCTTGGTGCAGCTTTACCACGCGATCGCCCGCGTCGACCGGCTCACCGTGCCGGAACGGATCAGCAGCGAGATCGTCGCGGCCGCGCTGGGCGGGGACTGCGAGGTCAGCCGCGAGACGCTGGAGCTCTTCTGCGCCTTCCTGGGCAGCGTCGCCGGCAATGTCGCCCTGACCCTCGGCGCGCGCGGCGGTGTGCTCGTCGGCGGCGGCATCGCACCGCGCTTCGCGGAGTTCCTTCGCCGATCGGCCTTTCGCGAGCGGTTCGAGTCCAAAGGCCGGATGTCGTCCTACCTGGCGCAAATTCCGACGGCGATCATCGTCCGCCCCGATCCCGCGTTCGTGGGTCTCGCCTATCTCGCCCGCCGCTCGGCGGGAAGATCCTAG
- a CDS encoding MBL fold metallo-hydrolase, with amino-acid sequence MARWQYTKGLHDIGNGCYAYLQPDGGWGWSNAGLIVDGEQNLLVDTLFDLRLTREMLGAMRDAVPAAQSIRTLVNTHSNGDHTFGNQLVGDAEIITTRATAEEMLERPPEHLAALVRDRDRLGDGARFLYEMMGQYFRWDDVVYTAPTRTFEERLELEVGGKRAQLVKAGPAHTRGDLLVYLPEERIVFTGDLLFMGGHPVIWAGPIANWIKACDTILGWDVDVVVPGHGPITDKKGVADFKGYLDYINVEARKRYDAGLGYYEAATQISLDPYADWIDSERIILNVAALYREYGAVERPDIMTLWADMYRFHRAGLCNCHRRAQPGHLKAG; translated from the coding sequence GTGGCGCGCTGGCAATACACCAAAGGTCTGCACGACATCGGCAACGGCTGTTACGCCTATCTCCAGCCCGACGGCGGCTGGGGCTGGAGCAATGCCGGCCTGATCGTCGACGGCGAGCAAAACCTTCTCGTCGACACGCTGTTCGACCTCCGACTCACACGCGAGATGCTTGGCGCGATGCGTGATGCGGTTCCGGCCGCGCAGTCGATCCGCACGCTGGTGAACACGCATTCGAACGGAGATCACACCTTCGGCAACCAACTCGTCGGGGACGCCGAGATCATCACCACCAGGGCCACCGCCGAGGAGATGCTGGAGCGGCCGCCCGAGCACCTGGCGGCCCTCGTCCGCGATCGTGATCGGCTCGGCGACGGCGCCCGGTTCCTGTACGAGATGATGGGCCAGTATTTCCGTTGGGACGATGTCGTCTATACCGCGCCGACCCGTACCTTCGAGGAGCGGCTGGAGCTCGAGGTCGGCGGCAAGCGGGCACAGCTCGTGAAAGCGGGTCCTGCGCATACGCGCGGCGATCTGCTCGTCTACTTGCCGGAGGAGCGGATCGTCTTCACCGGCGACCTGCTCTTCATGGGCGGCCATCCGGTGATCTGGGCCGGCCCGATCGCCAACTGGATCAAGGCCTGCGACACCATTCTCGGTTGGGACGTCGATGTCGTCGTGCCGGGGCACGGCCCGATCACCGACAAGAAGGGCGTCGCCGACTTCAAGGGCTACCTGGACTACATCAATGTCGAGGCCCGCAAACGCTACGATGCGGGGCTGGGCTACTACGAGGCCGCGACGCAGATTTCCCTCGATCCCTACGCCGACTGGATCGATTCCGAGCGGATCATCCTGAACGTCGCCGCCTTGTATCGGGAGTACGGCGCGGTCGAACGCCCCGACATCATGACGCTGTGGGCAGACATGTATCGTTTCCATCGGGCGGGGCTCTGCAACTGCCATCGCCGCGCGCAGCCCGGTCATCTCAAGGCAGGCTGA
- a CDS encoding MmgE/PrpD family protein, whose product MNGTPALDIARFAAALRYEDIPAAARERARIQMLDGLGVGLAANAYPFAEKATAGLHALGGKGNCTVLGRRERLPVRDAALANGILIHGLDFDDTHLASIVHATAASLPCAFSLAEALDRHGRDLLTAYVAGMETAIRLGAAVKGGFHHAGFHATGIVSHFSSAIVAGKLLRLTEDQLVAAQGIAASSASGVQVFLEEGAWTKRFHPGWGAVAGITAAHLARHGFVGPSRPYEGKFGLFETHLHDGAAAVDVACLGAGLGTRWELCDTAIKPYPVCHFVHGAADAAIALHGELPSPQAISRIRVLLPEPTLPIVAEPVADKRRPLTDYAAKFSAAFVVATCLVHGRFGLAELQPEALKDAAVLSLCERTDCVGDPETAFPAYFSGGVEVELGDGRRLRRHVRVNSGAGERTLTVDEAAGKFAAAAGMVLSADHASRARDAILAIDAGRVRQLAECLRIG is encoded by the coding sequence ATGAACGGAACGCCGGCCCTCGATATCGCCCGCTTCGCGGCGGCGTTGCGGTACGAGGATATCCCGGCCGCCGCCCGCGAACGGGCGCGCATCCAGATGCTGGACGGTCTCGGCGTCGGCCTCGCTGCCAACGCCTATCCGTTCGCGGAAAAGGCCACCGCCGGCTTGCATGCTCTTGGAGGGAAGGGGAACTGCACGGTGCTGGGCCGCCGGGAACGCCTGCCGGTGCGCGATGCGGCGCTGGCCAACGGCATCCTGATCCACGGTCTCGACTTCGACGACACGCATCTCGCGAGCATCGTGCATGCCACGGCGGCCTCCTTGCCGTGCGCGTTCTCGCTGGCCGAAGCACTGGACCGGCACGGCCGCGATCTGCTGACCGCCTATGTCGCCGGCATGGAGACGGCGATCCGTCTCGGCGCGGCGGTGAAGGGCGGCTTTCATCATGCCGGCTTCCATGCGACCGGCATCGTCTCGCATTTCAGCTCGGCCATCGTTGCCGGCAAGCTCCTGCGGCTGACAGAAGACCAGCTCGTGGCGGCCCAAGGCATTGCCGCCAGCTCCGCGTCGGGCGTGCAGGTCTTCCTGGAGGAGGGTGCCTGGACGAAACGCTTCCATCCGGGTTGGGGCGCTGTTGCCGGCATCACCGCGGCGCATCTCGCGCGGCATGGCTTCGTCGGCCCGAGCCGGCCCTACGAAGGCAAGTTCGGCCTGTTTGAAACACACCTGCACGACGGGGCCGCAGCGGTCGACGTTGCATGCCTCGGTGCCGGCCTCGGCACGCGATGGGAGCTTTGCGACACGGCGATCAAGCCCTACCCCGTCTGCCATTTCGTCCATGGCGCCGCCGACGCGGCGATCGCCTTGCATGGCGAGCTGCCATCGCCGCAGGCCATCTCCCGCATCCGGGTGCTGCTGCCCGAGCCCACGCTGCCGATCGTCGCCGAGCCGGTTGCCGACAAGCGGCGGCCGCTGACGGACTATGCCGCCAAGTTCAGCGCGGCTTTCGTGGTGGCGACCTGTCTCGTCCATGGCCGTTTCGGCCTCGCCGAGCTCCAGCCGGAAGCGCTGAAGGATGCCGCCGTGCTCTCGCTGTGCGAACGTACCGACTGCGTCGGCGATCCGGAGACCGCGTTTCCGGCCTATTTCTCGGGCGGTGTCGAAGTGGAGCTCGGCGACGGACGTCGCCTGCGCCGCCATGTACGCGTCAACAGCGGCGCGGGCGAGCGGACGCTCACTGTCGACGAGGCCGCCGGCAAGTTCGCCGCGGCCGCAGGCATGGTCCTGAGCGCCGACCACGCGAGCCGGGCTCGCGACGCGATCCTTGCGATCGACGCGGGGCGCGTACGCCAATTGGCGGAGTGCCTCAGGATCGGCTGA
- the lpdA gene encoding dihydrolipoyl dehydrogenase, whose product MADIAAKVLVVGGGPGGYVCAIRAGQLGLDVVLVEQGGPNGGLGGTCLNVGCIPSKALIHVADAYHNAVKQSASTPFGLKVEHPAIDLLRAVEWKDAIVGRLTGGVGALLKRHRVKIVHGRAEMVDGKTCRVETDTGPQVVRAEHVVLATGSEAAPLAALPFGGKVISSTEALSLQTVPERLVVVGAGYIGLELGTAYAKLGAKVTVIEAEDRILPAYDAELARPVAKHLRALGVEVLTRARAAGLSDDKGALLIDQEGTTRRSIAADRVLVATGRRARLTGFGLERLDLTTNGAFVQVDERCATSMRNVWAVGDLAGEPMLAHRAMAQGVVVAEVIAGHRRVFDGAAIPAVCFTDPEIVTVGLSPEDARRAGRAVHVASFPFQANGRALTLGAEDGFVRVTARADNHLVLGIAAVGAGVSELAAAFSLALEMGARLEDIGGTIHAHPTLGEAFHEASLRALGEALHV is encoded by the coding sequence ATGGCCGATATTGCTGCCAAGGTGCTGGTCGTGGGCGGTGGGCCCGGGGGCTATGTCTGCGCCATTCGGGCCGGCCAGCTCGGTCTCGATGTCGTGCTCGTGGAGCAGGGCGGGCCGAACGGCGGACTGGGCGGCACCTGCCTGAATGTCGGCTGCATCCCGTCGAAGGCTCTGATCCACGTCGCCGACGCCTACCACAACGCTGTCAAGCAGTCGGCCTCGACGCCATTCGGCCTCAAGGTCGAGCATCCGGCCATCGATCTCCTGCGCGCCGTGGAATGGAAGGATGCCATCGTCGGACGCCTCACGGGCGGCGTCGGCGCGCTCCTGAAGCGGCACCGCGTCAAGATCGTGCATGGTCGCGCCGAGATGGTCGACGGCAAGACCTGCCGGGTCGAGACCGACACCGGCCCGCAAGTCGTCCGTGCCGAGCATGTCGTGCTGGCCACAGGCTCGGAAGCGGCGCCGCTGGCTGCCTTGCCGTTCGGCGGCAAGGTCATCTCCTCGACCGAAGCCCTGTCGCTGCAGACGGTGCCCGAGCGCCTTGTCGTGGTGGGCGCCGGCTACATCGGCCTCGAGCTGGGGACGGCATACGCCAAGCTCGGCGCCAAGGTCACGGTGATCGAGGCCGAGGACCGCATCCTGCCCGCCTACGATGCCGAGCTCGCGCGCCCGGTCGCGAAGCACCTGCGGGCCCTCGGTGTCGAGGTGTTGACGCGGGCACGGGCGGCCGGCCTGTCCGATGACAAGGGCGCGTTGCTGATCGACCAGGAAGGGACGACGAGGCGCAGCATCGCGGCCGACCGCGTCCTCGTGGCCACCGGTCGGCGGGCACGGCTCACGGGCTTCGGTCTGGAACGACTCGATCTCACGACGAACGGCGCCTTCGTGCAGGTCGACGAGCGCTGCGCCACGTCGATGCGCAATGTCTGGGCGGTCGGCGATCTCGCCGGCGAGCCGATGCTCGCCCATCGCGCGATGGCCCAGGGCGTTGTCGTAGCCGAAGTGATTGCCGGCCATCGTCGCGTCTTCGACGGCGCGGCGATCCCGGCTGTCTGCTTCACCGACCCGGAAATCGTGACCGTTGGCTTGTCGCCCGAGGACGCGCGGCGGGCCGGGCGGGCGGTGCATGTCGCCAGCTTCCCTTTTCAGGCCAACGGCCGCGCGCTGACCTTGGGCGCGGAGGATGGCTTCGTGAGGGTGACGGCGCGGGCCGACAACCACCTTGTGCTCGGCATCGCCGCCGTCGGCGCCGGCGTGTCGGAACTCGCAGCCGCCTTCTCGCTGGCGCTCGAGATGGGCGCGAGGCTGGAAGATATCGGCGGCACGATCCACGCCCATCCGACGCTGGGCGAGGCCTTTCACGAAGCAAGCTTGCGCGCCTTGGGCGAGGCGCTGCATGTCTAG
- a CDS encoding SDR family NAD(P)-dependent oxidoreductase, translating into MDFSNRTVVITGAAGNLGQALANGFAAADANLVLVDLDATRLKSAFGADSEKRALVPANLLKREEAQRVVDAARQRFRKVDVLCNIAGGFRMGEAVHETSDETWTFLFDLNVRTLLNTVRAAVPAMIEAGGGKVVNVGAAGALRGGATMGAYAAAKSVVIRLTESMSAELRDRNINVNCVLPTIIDTPENRAAMPDADPARWVAPADLASTIMFLASDAARAIHGAAVPVAGRS; encoded by the coding sequence ATGGATTTCTCGAACCGCACGGTCGTCATCACCGGCGCCGCCGGCAATCTGGGCCAGGCCTTGGCCAATGGCTTCGCCGCGGCGGACGCGAACCTGGTCCTGGTCGACCTGGACGCAACGCGCCTCAAGTCGGCGTTCGGCGCGGACAGCGAGAAGCGCGCCCTGGTTCCGGCGAACCTCCTGAAGCGCGAGGAGGCGCAGCGCGTGGTGGACGCTGCGCGCCAGCGCTTTCGCAAGGTCGATGTTCTTTGCAACATTGCCGGCGGCTTTCGCATGGGCGAAGCCGTGCACGAGACGAGCGACGAGACCTGGACGTTCCTGTTCGACCTGAACGTGAGGACCCTGCTGAACACAGTACGGGCGGCGGTCCCGGCGATGATCGAGGCGGGCGGGGGCAAGGTCGTCAATGTCGGCGCCGCCGGCGCATTGAGAGGCGGCGCGACAATGGGGGCCTATGCCGCCGCCAAGAGCGTGGTCATTCGCCTGACCGAGTCGATGTCCGCCGAGCTGAGGGATCGCAATATCAACGTCAACTGCGTGTTGCCGACGATCATCGACACGCCCGAAAACCGGGCGGCCATGCCGGATGCGGATCCTGCCCGATGGGTCGCGCCCGCGGATCTTGCCAGCACGATCATGTTCCTGGCCTCGGACGCCGCGCGCGCCATCCACGGGGCGGCCGTGCCGGTCGCGGGCCGAAGCTAG
- a CDS encoding NAD-dependent epimerase/dehydratase family protein — protein MAEVAGKAYLITGGASLIGSHLADALLAADASEVRLLDNFALGTPDTIAHLLAEPRVKLVRGDVLRLNEVLDASKGADGIFALAGFLTIPMLQNPALGVQVNTVGLLNTLEAARFAGVRRLVFSSSVAAYGNAEADVLEEDAATVTATLSPVSAVYGVSKLFGESLCRLYAQKYGLQFNALRFTSVYGERQHARAVNANFIAETYERVRKGEAPIVIGDGKEVHDYIYVTDIAAGCMAAMTSDRHGLLMNLATGVDSSLTEVVHAVLKVCGSTLKPEYRADTRAVRSAGGTHLGFSRKRAESEIGWVPRVSLEEGIRRYVRWLEQQRPHSDRELPARS, from the coding sequence ATGGCCGAGGTCGCAGGCAAAGCCTATCTCATCACCGGCGGCGCGAGCCTGATCGGTTCGCACCTCGCCGATGCGCTCCTCGCCGCGGATGCTTCCGAAGTGCGACTGCTGGACAACTTCGCCCTCGGCACGCCGGATACCATCGCCCATCTGCTGGCCGAACCGCGCGTCAAGCTTGTTCGCGGCGACGTGCTGCGCCTGAACGAGGTGCTGGACGCCAGCAAGGGGGCGGACGGAATCTTCGCGCTGGCAGGCTTTCTGACCATCCCCATGCTGCAGAACCCGGCGCTGGGCGTGCAGGTGAACACCGTGGGGCTGCTGAACACGCTGGAGGCGGCACGCTTCGCCGGCGTTCGCCGCCTGGTGTTCTCCTCGTCCGTGGCCGCCTATGGCAATGCCGAGGCGGACGTCCTGGAAGAGGACGCGGCCACGGTGACCGCGACGCTCTCGCCGGTGAGCGCGGTCTACGGCGTCAGCAAGCTGTTCGGCGAAAGCCTCTGCCGGCTCTATGCCCAGAAATACGGCCTGCAGTTCAACGCACTGCGCTTCACCTCGGTGTACGGCGAGCGCCAGCACGCCCGGGCGGTGAACGCCAATTTCATCGCGGAAACCTACGAACGCGTGCGCAAGGGCGAGGCGCCGATCGTCATCGGCGACGGCAAGGAAGTGCACGACTACATCTACGTCACCGACATCGCCGCCGGCTGCATGGCGGCGATGACGAGCGACAGGCATGGCCTGCTGATGAACCTCGCGACCGGCGTCGATTCCAGCCTGACCGAGGTGGTGCATGCCGTGCTGAAGGTCTGCGGCTCGACGCTGAAGCCGGAGTATCGCGCGGACACCCGCGCGGTCCGTTCCGCCGGCGGCACGCACCTCGGCTTCAGCCGTAAACGGGCGGAATCGGAGATCGGCTGGGTCCCGCGCGTGTCGCTGGAGGAGGGCATTCGGCGCTACGTCCGGTGGCTCGAGCAGCAGCGGCCGCATTCGGACCGCGAGCTTCCGGCTCGGTCATGA
- a CDS encoding GntR family transcriptional regulator, with the protein MKLDDVFSEAEDDGRPGAPGRSHWAYERLHEAIREGALEPGQRVMETDVAAWLRISRTPVREAMRRLLAEGLLEHAANGGLAVALYDLRAISEFYATRERLEGAAAALAAEHADPTEQRILSAMLDAMRALPANPRAHARENQAFHEQIYRAAHNRFLLKSLRALLNFVPLLGRTTYHDDNRIEEAQAEHAEIVEAVLARDPQRAEHAARQHIRHAYNSRVRVVTEDVRNAARRRSLHKPSPAPLGASAPRG; encoded by the coding sequence ATGAAACTGGACGATGTTTTCAGCGAAGCCGAAGACGACGGCAGGCCGGGTGCGCCGGGCCGCAGCCACTGGGCCTACGAGCGGCTGCATGAGGCGATCCGCGAGGGCGCGCTCGAGCCCGGCCAACGGGTGATGGAGACCGATGTCGCCGCCTGGCTGCGCATCAGCCGGACGCCGGTTCGCGAAGCGATGCGCCGCCTGCTGGCGGAGGGGTTGCTGGAGCATGCCGCCAATGGCGGCCTCGCAGTGGCGCTCTACGACCTGCGTGCCATCAGCGAGTTCTATGCCACGCGCGAGAGGCTGGAAGGCGCCGCGGCGGCGCTGGCGGCGGAGCATGCCGATCCGACGGAACAGCGCATCCTGTCGGCCATGCTCGACGCCATGCGCGCTCTGCCCGCCAACCCGCGGGCGCATGCACGCGAAAACCAAGCCTTCCATGAGCAGATCTATCGCGCCGCGCACAATCGCTTTTTGTTGAAGAGCCTGCGGGCGCTGCTGAACTTCGTGCCGCTGCTGGGCCGCACCACCTATCATGACGACAATCGGATCGAGGAAGCCCAGGCCGAACATGCAGAGATCGTCGAGGCGGTCCTCGCCCGCGACCCGCAGCGGGCCGAGCACGCCGCGCGCCAGCATATCCGCCACGCCTACAACAGCCGGGTGCGCGTGGTGACGGAGGACGTGCGCAACGCCGCCCGGCGACGTTCCTTGCACAAACCCTCTCCTGCTCCACTCGGTGCAAGCGCTCCACGCGGCTGA
- a CDS encoding thiamine pyrophosphate-binding protein translates to MSILQSEGPDDIRHRRASTYQVLVEDIKALGVEQVFGLMSDDTAVFATALDSAGIRFYGARHENNAIAMAEGFAYATGGLGVAVIGRGPATANGLHAATYASRTGSRVLIISGDAAVPTGAVNSIGPDYKGFNATGVLNAAGIRTFVATSPTAARGALADAAAAALQGGAAALLLPVNVQLAEMDLGFGAAVPAPKPAQRAPAAPSPQAIEAAVALLRQSRKPLILAGLGAHRAGAKAALEQLADRTGALLATSARGKDMFRGHPCNLGIVGSFSHSAARRMVAEADCVLVFGASLNLLTMSFGHSLPKVPLIQVDASRGSIGRWYPADVAVVGDARLAAEALLAALPAGTNAASPFRSEGTLRFLASFDIARDFQPASTPRTVDPRSLGVALDKLLPARRNLVYDAGNFLGIVPYLSVPGPGHFKMTSDFASIGLGFGTALGVARARPDETTVLVIGDGGFLMTMGELETVVREDLPLVIVLMNDCAYGAELHFLKMRDLPVAKSVFPDVDYAPVAEAFGFQAATVRTLDDLQKAAPMLARPEGPVFLDCKLNAAVAAPFMSEFHEFETRQH, encoded by the coding sequence ATGTCCATTCTCCAGTCCGAAGGCCCCGACGACATCCGGCATCGCCGCGCTTCGACCTATCAGGTCCTCGTCGAGGACATCAAGGCGCTGGGCGTCGAGCAGGTGTTCGGCCTGATGAGCGACGATACCGCCGTCTTCGCCACCGCGCTCGACAGCGCCGGCATCCGCTTCTACGGCGCGCGGCACGAGAACAATGCCATCGCCATGGCGGAGGGCTTCGCCTACGCGACCGGCGGCCTCGGCGTCGCAGTGATCGGCAGAGGACCGGCAACGGCCAACGGCCTGCACGCCGCCACCTATGCCAGCCGCACCGGCTCGCGCGTCCTGATCATCTCGGGCGACGCCGCCGTGCCGACAGGAGCCGTCAATTCGATCGGTCCGGACTACAAGGGCTTCAATGCGACCGGCGTGTTGAATGCCGCCGGCATCCGGACTTTCGTCGCGACCAGCCCGACCGCGGCCCGCGGCGCTCTGGCGGACGCCGCGGCGGCGGCGCTGCAGGGCGGCGCGGCGGCATTGCTGCTGCCCGTGAACGTGCAATTGGCCGAGATGGATCTCGGCTTCGGTGCGGCCGTACCCGCGCCGAAGCCAGCGCAGCGTGCACCAGCGGCGCCGTCTCCACAGGCGATCGAAGCGGCAGTAGCCTTGCTGCGGCAGAGCCGCAAGCCGCTGATCCTCGCCGGCCTCGGCGCCCACCGGGCCGGTGCCAAGGCCGCCCTGGAGCAGCTCGCCGACCGGACCGGCGCCTTGCTGGCGACGTCGGCCCGCGGCAAGGACATGTTCCGCGGGCATCCCTGCAATCTCGGGATCGTCGGCTCCTTCTCGCATTCGGCGGCCAGGCGGATGGTCGCCGAGGCGGACTGCGTCCTGGTGTTCGGCGCCAGCCTCAACCTTCTCACCATGAGCTTCGGCCACTCGCTGCCCAAGGTGCCGCTGATCCAGGTCGATGCCAGTCGAGGCAGCATCGGCCGCTGGTATCCGGCCGATGTGGCGGTGGTGGGCGATGCCCGGCTGGCGGCGGAGGCGCTCCTCGCGGCGCTGCCTGCCGGCACCAACGCGGCGTCGCCCTTCCGCTCCGAGGGGACGCTGCGTTTCCTCGCCAGCTTCGACATCGCCCGTGACTTCCAGCCGGCCAGCACGCCGCGCACGGTCGATCCGCGTTCCCTCGGCGTTGCGCTCGACAAGCTCCTGCCGGCGAGGCGCAACCTGGTCTACGACGCCGGCAACTTCCTAGGCATCGTGCCCTATCTTTCCGTGCCGGGGCCAGGCCACTTCAAGATGACCAGCGATTTCGCCTCGATCGGCCTCGGTTTCGGCACGGCGCTGGGCGTTGCCAGGGCGCGGCCGGACGAGACAACGGTCCTCGTGATCGGCGACGGCGGCTTTCTCATGACCATGGGCGAGCTCGAGACCGTGGTGCGCGAGGATCTGCCGCTGGTGATCGTGCTGATGAACGACTGCGCCTATGGCGCCGAGCTGCATTTCCTGAAGATGCGCGATCTGCCGGTCGCCAAGTCGGTGTTCCCCGACGTCGACTATGCGCCGGTCGCCGAGGCCTTCGGCTTCCAGGCCGCGACCGTCCGCACGCTCGACGACCTGCAGAAGGCGGCGCCGATGCTGGCCCGGCCGGAAGGGCCGGTCTTTCTCGACTGCAAGCTGAACGCGGCCGTAGCGGCGCCTTTCATGAGCGAGTTCCACGAGTTCGAGACCCGGCAGCACTGA
- the tcuA gene encoding FAD-dependent tricarballylate dehydrogenase TcuA: protein MAGDGEYDVIVVGAGNAALCAALSAREQGGRVLVLEKASEEERGGNSTFTAGGFRFVHDGLDDLRRDVLADLSDAEASQIYIPPLPANLYMDDLTRVTEGLTQEELADILIGRSRETVVWMKSKGVRFIPMFGRQSYKVNGIHHFYGGVNIEAVGGGWGLVDFLVKAADRAGIEIRYRTGLRKLLQAKSGAITGVLAFGPDGYEEIHAGAVVLACGGFEANPEMRTRYLGPGWELCRVRGTKHNTGDGIRAALEIGAQAFGGWSTCHAVQWDISAPPFGDRVVLDNFQKHSYPLGIVVNMDGQRFVDEGADFRNHTYAKYGREVMKQPQRAAVQIFDSKTIAMVRDEYRIKQVTKAEAQTIGELAKALEIDVEGLVGTVAAYNAACQPGDYNPAILDGKHTEGITPPKSNWALPIDEPPYYGFVVTCGITFTFGGLRINTQGEVQDTTDATIPGLYAAGELVGGVFYQNYLGGAGLMSGSVFGRLAGASAGRHAMRPARAAAE, encoded by the coding sequence ATGGCAGGCGACGGCGAATACGATGTCATTGTCGTCGGCGCGGGAAATGCCGCGCTGTGCGCGGCGCTGTCGGCACGGGAGCAGGGCGGCCGCGTGCTGGTCCTGGAGAAGGCGAGCGAGGAGGAGCGCGGCGGCAACTCCACCTTCACGGCCGGCGGCTTCCGCTTCGTGCATGACGGGCTCGACGACCTGCGCCGGGACGTGCTGGCCGACCTGTCCGATGCCGAGGCGAGCCAGATCTATATCCCGCCGTTGCCGGCGAACCTCTACATGGATGACCTGACCCGGGTCACCGAGGGGCTCACCCAGGAGGAACTGGCCGACATCCTGATCGGTCGTTCGCGCGAGACGGTCGTATGGATGAAGAGCAAGGGCGTGCGCTTCATCCCCATGTTCGGCCGCCAGTCCTACAAGGTGAACGGCATCCACCACTTCTACGGCGGCGTGAACATCGAGGCGGTCGGCGGCGGCTGGGGCCTGGTGGATTTCCTGGTCAAGGCGGCGGACCGCGCGGGCATCGAGATTCGCTATCGCACCGGCTTGCGTAAGCTCTTGCAGGCGAAGAGTGGCGCGATCACCGGCGTGCTGGCCTTCGGTCCGGACGGCTACGAGGAGATCCACGCCGGCGCCGTCGTGCTGGCCTGCGGCGGCTTCGAAGCCAATCCGGAGATGCGCACGCGCTATCTCGGGCCGGGCTGGGAACTCTGCCGCGTGCGGGGCACGAAGCACAACACCGGCGACGGCATCCGCGCGGCGCTGGAGATCGGCGCCCAGGCGTTCGGCGGCTGGTCGACGTGCCACGCGGTGCAGTGGGACATCAGCGCACCGCCGTTCGGCGATCGCGTGGTGCTGGACAACTTCCAGAAGCACTCCTACCCGCTCGGCATCGTCGTCAACATGGACGGGCAGCGTTTCGTCGACGAGGGCGCGGATTTCCGCAACCACACTTACGCCAAGTACGGCCGCGAGGTGATGAAGCAGCCACAGCGTGCGGCCGTGCAGATCTTCGACAGCAAGACCATCGCCATGGTGCGCGACGAATACCGCATCAAGCAGGTGACCAAGGCGGAGGCGCAGACTATCGGGGAGCTGGCCAAGGCGCTCGAGATCGATGTCGAAGGGCTCGTGGGCACCGTCGCCGCCTACAATGCCGCCTGCCAGCCGGGCGACTACAACCCGGCGATCCTGGACGGCAAGCACACCGAAGGGATCACGCCGCCCAAATCCAACTGGGCGCTGCCGATCGACGAACCGCCCTACTACGGCTTCGTCGTGACCTGCGGCATCACTTTCACCTTCGGCGGGCTGCGCATCAATACCCAGGGCGAGGTGCAGGATACCACCGATGCCACCATCCCGGGTCTTTATGCCGCCGGGGAGCTGGTCGGCGGCGTCTTCTACCAGAACTACCTGGGCGGGGCCGGACTGATGTCGGGCTCGGTCTTCGGGCGGCTGGCGGGCGCCTCCGCCGGCCGGCATGCGATGCGGCCCGCCCGCGCGGCGGCGGAGTAG